The Fusobacterium necrophorum subsp. necrophorum genome has a window encoding:
- a CDS encoding type IV secretory system conjugative DNA transfer family protein, producing MKFKIRNIATYIEISRKIANMNILIFIFLLVMLVLNYISITIMKYYDFSISKIGKPLYNLYYSPLLILKVKNDPLLLDLVRRKFSIVYIIFLVFFISFLFIVSSNKKGLLGTGRFATIQEVYEKGFISIGNDLKDGLILGRIPFEFSIRTLIFLINFPLFTGTFVYIFTPNFKIISLYSILSFLIALFFIIIAERKLTIIDDTNAHTGLIAQTRGGKGAGVIIPTALNWIQSLLGLDPKKEIYNETHNYREKVLNNRILLFDPYNEDYSDPNKVRYNPLIEVRIGTKNEIDDVTVIAEMLTAPELVEKKDHWTESAKNLVVGAILHLLYKAKQEDRVATLGEVFDFLTMPDVLMEIAKTIDFYHESPNFFKKIYDETQLIGVPEGVHPLVYRWANEMANKREEEFSDIMSTVLEKIGIFNSPLLREATKYSDFKMKDLANGDRPYSLYLVIPEENIATGGLIIKLMTTLFFTKLTPKDFVNENNKYKTMAILDELPLFKYIPAVERGAGIIAGAKVKLLVVGQSLSQFYKIYGKENALLDNLGNSVFYSSAKTDYDTASKVSKLLGNKTIEYSNSSGSSIFSSRWNKTTSKRELMTPDEVINMNETRNLIMLRGNLRTIYGKKIMYFKEKYFMKKTKM from the coding sequence ATGAAATTTAAAATAAGAAATATTGCAACTTATATAGAAATATCAAGAAAAATTGCTAATATGAACATTTTAATTTTTATATTCTTATTAGTAATGTTAGTATTAAATTATATTTCTATTACTATAATGAAGTATTATGACTTTTCAATAAGTAAAATAGGGAAACCTTTGTATAATTTATATTATAGTCCTTTATTAATTTTAAAAGTTAAAAATGACCCTTTATTATTAGACCTTGTTAGAAGAAAATTTTCAATAGTGTATATTATTTTCCTCGTATTTTTTATCTCCTTTTTATTCATTGTTTCTTCTAATAAAAAAGGATTATTGGGAACAGGAAGATTTGCAACAATTCAGGAAGTTTATGAAAAGGGATTTATAAGTATTGGAAATGATTTGAAGGACGGGCTTATATTAGGAAGAATTCCATTTGAATTCTCAATAAGGACTTTAATTTTTCTTATCAATTTTCCACTATTTACAGGAACTTTTGTCTATATATTTACACCTAATTTTAAAATAATTTCATTATATTCTATTTTATCTTTTTTAATTGCTTTATTTTTTATCATAATTGCTGAAAGAAAACTTACTATTATAGATGATACTAATGCTCATACAGGCTTGATTGCTCAAACAAGAGGAGGAAAAGGGGCTGGTGTAATTATTCCAACAGCTTTGAACTGGATTCAAAGTTTGCTTGGGCTTGATCCTAAAAAAGAAATTTATAATGAAACTCATAACTATAGAGAAAAAGTCTTAAATAACAGAATTTTATTGTTTGATCCTTATAATGAAGATTATTCTGACCCGAATAAAGTTAGGTATAATCCTCTAATAGAAGTTAGAATTGGAACAAAAAATGAAATAGATGATGTTACTGTAATTGCAGAAATGCTGACAGCTCCTGAACTAGTAGAAAAAAAAGATCACTGGACAGAGAGTGCAAAAAATTTAGTTGTTGGAGCAATATTACATTTATTGTATAAAGCGAAACAAGAAGACAGAGTAGCTACTTTAGGGGAAGTTTTTGATTTTTTGACTATGCCTGATGTATTAATGGAAATTGCTAAAACCATAGATTTTTATCACGAATCTCCTAATTTTTTCAAAAAAATCTATGATGAAACCCAATTAATAGGAGTTCCTGAAGGAGTACACCCACTTGTTTATCGTTGGGCAAACGAAATGGCAAATAAACGAGAAGAAGAATTTTCAGATATTATGAGTACTGTATTAGAAAAAATAGGGATATTTAATAGTCCTTTACTTAGGGAAGCAACAAAGTATTCTGATTTTAAGATGAAAGATTTAGCAAATGGAGATAGACCATACTCTTTATATTTAGTTATTCCTGAAGAAAATATTGCAACAGGAGGACTTATAATAAAGTTAATGACTACTTTATTTTTTACTAAGTTGACACCAAAAGATTTTGTAAATGAAAATAATAAATATAAAACAATGGCTATTCTTGATGAATTACCTCTTTTTAAATATATTCCAGCAGTTGAACGAGGTGCTGGAATTATTGCTGGAGCAAAAGTGAAATTGTTAGTCGTTGGCCAAAGTTTAAGCCAATTTTATAAAATATATGGAAAAGAAAATGCCTTGTTAGATAATTTGGGAAATAGTGTGTTTTATTCTTCAGCAAAAACAGATTATGATACAGCTTCAAAAGTATCTAAATTATTAGGGAATAAAACAATAGAATATAGCAATTCTTCGGGATCAAGTATTTTTAGTAGTAGATGGAATAAAACTACATCTAAAAGAGAATTAATGACACCTGATGAAGTTATTAATATGAACGAAACAAGAAATTTAATAATGTTAAGAGGAAATTTAAGAACCATCTATGGTAAAAAAATAATGTACTTTAAAGAAAAATATTTTATGAAAAAAACAAAAATGTAA